TCTTGGGATCGTCCTCGACGACCAGTACGGTCTTCTTCCTGCTTCGGGACATTGAGGTTTCCCTGCCTTTTCCCGGTCGGTTACTCCCGCCTAAGTTAAGATTAGGTGCCAGGTACCACGGAAATCCCCATCAATGCAAGCGATGACCGGCCGTGATGCTCCGAAAGCGCCCGGCAAGACTGATTGTACCAGCGGAAATCAACCCGATAAAGCTTTTGAAAAAAATGTAAAATCCTATTATATTTTATATCAAGCATGGATGTAAGCTATCGGTCGTTCACTTTCAATTTATAGCATTAGGTCATTTGATATTTGAAGGATACTTCGCATGGAAAATACAACCGACAGGACAGGCAGCGGCAACCACAAGATTGGACACGATACGCTGGTGGCGTTAACCAACGGCAGGTTCGTGGATGTTGAAAACGGGTGCTTTTTCACCCCGGGAACCTGCGTGATGATCCAGGGCGGAACCATCGCCGCCGTGACAGCCCCCGGGGATGAAGGCCGGGCCGATGCCCGCGTGGCAGGTGAGACCGGCATCGCCAAACCGGACGTTACCTTCGACCTCCAGGGCAAAACCGTGCTTCCCGGCCTTTTCAACGTCCACTGCCATGTCCAGATGGTCATCCCCACGGTATTTGCGGATCTGAAAACCCTGAAAGCCAGGCGCCGTTACCACGCGCTGCAGGTTGAAAAAAACATGGCCGCCTGCCTGGAAAGAGGCGTCACCAACATACGAGACGCCTTTGCCGACGACCTGCGAATGAACCGCCGTCTGAAAGAACGCATCGCAGCAGGGGACATCCCGGGTCCCAGAATACAGCAAGCCGTTCTCGTCGGCCCCCTCGGCGGCTACCTGACCCCCGAGCTGAAGGGCATGAAAAAAGTCTTATTGGGCCTCTTGGGCCTCGGGAAAATAAAATACGAGGCCCCGCATTCCGGCGCGATCGCCTTTGCTCCGGACGCAGACGACCGGACGGTAAGGGATGCGGTTGACCGGGCCATCGACGAACGCGGCGCCGAACTGATCAAGGTCGGGGAATCCATGGAGGAAAGCCTGCTGAATGCCAACCCGATGACCATGGCCGTGCACCAGCTCGACGCCATTGCCGACCAGGCGCGGCGGCGGGGCGTGCAGTCCACGATCCACTCCGTATCCGTGGACACCTTCCGCAGGGCGGTCAAGGCCGGTTTTTCCTCTCTTGCACACATGGCCAGGGACGGGGACCTCACCCGTGATGATATAAAAGCCTGCCTGGGCGCAGGCGCCGTCATCGATCCGACGCTTTCGGTGGGATACGACATGAGCTGGAAGCTGAAAAACGACCCCTTTGCGGAAATTCCCCGCATGGAAGCCATGTACGAATTCAGGAACGGCACCTTCGCGGATCTTGCCCAGCAGTTCTGGATACCGGAACTCAGGCCGTTCGTCGTCGAGGGTTTCCAAAAAGCCAATGCCGGCAAGTACCGGATGCTCGGCTTGATCGATCTGTCCAAACTGCTGGCCCACTTCAGCCGCATGATGCATTACGGCTGCCTGAACACCAAACGATTGTACGAAAAAGGTGCATCCGTTGCCTGCGGTAATGACGGCGGCATTCAGGCCTGCACCCCCGCAATGGTCTCCCACGAGTTGTCCTGTCTCGGCCTGTGCCTGAACACGCCCGGGGAAAGGAAAACCTTTGACGGCGCTGCCGCCCTGAGGACAGCGACGATCAACAGTGCCCGGTCCATGGGCCTCGATGATCGCTTCGGCTCTATCCAGGCAGGAAAAAAAGCGGATCTGGCGGTTGTCGAGGGCAACCCCTTTGAAGATCCTGCCGTGATCGGAAAGCGCGTCGATGCCCTTTTCATGGATGGGAACCTGGTAATAGACAAATGCGGTCTGAATTTAGTACGGATTTGAATAACAAACAGATGCCAAGGGCCGATCTTGTGTGCATGGATATTGGCCTGAATTTCGTTTTCCAGTTTCCAACACCTACGGAGGAAAAGTCATATGCGCAACGTCAAAGTCGCCGCAACCCAGATGGCCTGCAGCCTGAAAGAGGAAGAGAATATACAGACCGCCGAAAGACTGGTGAGGCGGGCGGCCGCCGAGGGCGCCCAGATCATTCTGATGCAGGAGCTTTTTGAATCGCTCTACTTCTGCCAGGTGGAAAATCCCGAGTTCTTCGGCCTTGCTTCCGAAACGGAACACAGCAAGGCGGTCAACCACTTCTCGAAACTGGCCCGGGAGCTGGAAGTGGTTCTTCCCATCAGCTTCTTCGAAAAAAAGAACCAGGCCCGTTTTAACAGCGTTGCCGTGATCGATGCCGACGGCACCGTCCTCGGCATCTACCGCAAAACCCACATCCCCGACGGTCCAGGATACGAAGAGAAGTACTACTTCAGCCCCGGCGACACCGGTTTCAAGGTGTGGCATACCCGCTACGCGCGCATCGGCATCGGCATCTGCTGGGATCAGTGGTTCCCGGAAACGGCCAGAAGCCTGGCCCTCATGGGGGCCGAGATTCTTTTCTATCCCACGGCCATCGGGTCGGAGCCCCCGGACCCCTCTTACGACAGCCGGGACCACTGGCAGCTGTGCATGCGGGGGCATTCCGCCGCCAACATCATGCCGGTGGTGGCCTCCAACCGCATCGGCGCCGAAACCGTGCAGGGGTCCACCATCACCTTCTACGGTTCATCCTTCATCACCGACAACAAAGGCGTAAAACTGGCCGAGGCCGACCGGGAAACCGAGACAGTCATCACGGCCGAACTGGACCTGGACGCATACGCGGCGCAAAGAAGCTATTGGGGCGTGTTCCGGGACAGGCGCCCCGAAGCCTACGGCCCCTTGCTGACACTGGACGGCGTCACCCCGTAACACGCTAAACAGTAAGAAAAAACGTCGGATGCAAAAGGGGGGAACCCTACCGCAACGTTGCAACCTTGCGGCCTAATTCCGGGGCGCCTTCAGCTGCAGCAATACGATGGAGGCCAGCACTATCGCCCCGCCCACGATCTGCAGGGGCACCATGGTCTCCCCCAGAAACAGGGCCGCGATGACGCCGGCCGCGATGGGTTCCAGGGTCGCCGTCAGGCTGGCGTGGGTCGGTTTGATGCGCCGGATGCCCTCGAAGTAGAGCCCGAACGGCGCGACGGTGCCGAAAATCCCCACAAAACCTATGCACAACCACTGTAGGGCGGAATAGCTGTGGAAAAAGGCTTCGAAAGGAGGGTGCAGCACATTCCACATCAGTGCGGCAAACAGCATGCCGTATAAAAGGACCGTCCAGGGCTTGTAGGTGCGCATGCCGTATTCGCTGAAAATCGAATACACCGCAAAGGCGACGGCCGCCAGGAAGCCGCCGACAATGCCCGCCCGGTTCAGGGACAGGATCTCCAGATTGTAGGCACCGACAACGAAAAAGCATCCCACCAGGGTACCGAAAACAGCCAGCAGGCTGACGAAGCCCAGTTTACGCTTCTGGACCAGCACCGCGTACAGGGCCACGAACACCGGGCCGGTGTAGTGGAGGAGAATAGCCGCGGCCACATTGATTTTAGATATGGCGAACAGATAGAAAAACTGGGCGGAACCGATACCCAGAATGCCGAGGCCTGCGAAGTAGCCCAGATCTTTTACGGCGATCTTCAAAAGCCCTGCGTCTTTCGCCGGCAGCCATACCAACAGCCCCGCGCATGCCAGGGTCGTTCGCAGTTGAATCATCTGAAAAGCGGAGAGGCCGTTGTTGAAGAGAAACTTTGCAACCGTTCCGGATGCGGCGAAAAGAATCGCCGCCAGGGCGACATACAGGTATCCCAACCGGTCGTGCCGCTGAGTGATACTTGAGTTTTTCATGCAGAATAGACCTCAACGCCGAGGTAAAAAAAGTCCTATCGATCTTGCGGATCGATAGGACCGGATAGGTTCGTTTAAAAATCCCGCGCCTGTTCCCTGTATAACAACAGGGGCGTTTGTCAAGTATAAATAGAATGACCCACGGCATATTTCACCGCTGGCGTCAATTCTATTTGGCGACCATGGCCCGCATCATGTCGCCCGCGTTTTCGGCGTGGTCGGCGATGCCCCCGATGGTTTCGGCCAGCCTCACGACGTGAAACACGGTAACCGCATCCGCGTTCATGCCGAACACCTTGCTCTTGATGGTGTACTCGACCCGGTCGGCCTCTCGCTCCTGATGCCGGAGCCTCCTTATGATCTCCTTCACCGCCACGCGCCGGCTCTCGTCGTAATTCTTGAAATATTTGCGGGCTTCCGCCACCATTTCACTCATCTCGTCAATGGGATCCACGACAACATCAACGAAGGTGCTGAAATCCGTCTTCAATTCTTCGGGGATCGCCGATTCCGGACGCAGCGATATCCAATCCAGGGCATCCTCCACGGCATCCATGACCGAATCCTGCTCCCTCAGATAGCGAAACAGTTGAAATTTGTCCACCGGCATGAGCGTGCCAAGTGGAATGTGTCCTCGAATGCGTCGTTTCACCGCATCCGCCTCGCGTTCCATCCGGATGATTTCCTCACGCAATTCACCGAACCGGCTGCATTTTTGAAGGACATGGCACTCCACGGCATGCTGGAAAACCCCTGCGCAATCCTTTACGATCTCGGCATGCTCCTGGAGGCCTTCGAACGGGGATGTCACAAACATGGATATAAAAGGTATGCGCATAACCGACTCCTCTGAAATTTCATACGGTCGACATCGACCTGAATTGAGCGATTTATGATGCTAATGATACAGTAGTCTTATAATCTTGAAAATCAGCATACTCGTTACCGCGGCCGCCGGAACGGTCAACACCCAGTAAACCACGATCTGAAAAATGATTCTGAAATTGATCGCCTCGAGACCCCTGGCGATGCCGACCCCCATGACACCCCCCACGGCCGCATGCGTGGTGGACACCGGCAGACCGAGCTTGGAGGCCACCAGGACGGTCGTGGCGGCCGAAAAATCCACCGCGAAACCACGGGTGTTGGTCAGCGTGGTAATTTTTGTCCCGATGGTGGTCATTACCCGGTTGCCGGCCATGCCTATCCCCATGGCAATACCGATGCCGCCAAACAGAAGCAGAAACAAGGGCACCGGCACCTTGGCCCCCACGGTTCCCGTTTTCACCAGAAAATAGATGACCGCCAGCGGGCCGATGGCATTGGCGACGTCATTGGCCCCCTGGGCCAGTGCCACATAGCAGGATGTCCCGATCTGTATCCGGCGAAAAATCTCTTCCGCCCCGCTGCCGGTCTCTTTGGGGACGTATCTCTTCAAAAGCAGCCTTCCCGCAAATCCCAAAATAAGGGCTGCAGCAATCGCGATGACCAGGGCCATGGGCATGGAAAGGGCCAGTTTCTTGCCCAGAGGCGTCTTGAACAGAAACGAAAGCGCCACCACGAAAATCGCGATGCTGATAAAATAGGGTGAAAGACGCACGGCTTTTTCGAACGGATTCTCGCGGGAAAGGATCAAGCGGATGATGATCTTGAACATCACGAAAGCGATGACCATGCTGAAAACCGGGGAGATGATCCAACTCATCACCACGGCCCCCAATTTTCCCCAGTTGACCATATCGAAACCGCCGGCCACGATACCGAACCCGACCATGGCCCCCACGATGGAGTGCGTTGTGGAAACCGGGAGCGAACGCCAGGTGGCAAAACTGACCCACAGCGCTGCCGCTAAAAGGGCTGCCAGGGCGCCGGCCAGGGCCAGATGAGGGTCTGACATTACCTCGGTGGAAATGATCCCCTTGCGAATGGTGTTGGTCACATGCGACCCGATAAAAGTAGCACCGGCAATGTTCAATATCCCGGCAATGAATATGGCCTGACGGATGGTGATGGCCTTGGCGCCGACGGCCGACGCCATGGAATTGGCCACATCGTTGGCACCGATGTTCCAGGCCATGTAAAACCCGAAGGCGAAGCCAAGCATCAGGATAATCGTTTCAGGTGTCATCTAAGCCTTTTTTCATTTGAAATGCTCAACCTAGGTGAAAATGTGAGGGATAGCATGTCACTAACCTTTCCCTGACGAAATCCTAACATGTGCGGGGATCATTAACACGGCGAATAAACAGAAGCAAACCAAATCTGGTTCATAAGAGTATCGGTTATCCATGGTTAATAATTCCCGCTTCCACGCTTGCGGGAATAGATATTGACTAACTCCGACAGGGGTTGTAGATCACAGTCAGCGACCCGCGATAGAGTCGAAGGCATAACAATGCGCGAGGAGGATCGGATATGGAAAATTTAATGTCTACCAAAGAGGTAGCCGCTTTTTTAAATGTCAACGAAAAGATGGTGTATACGCTGGTGGCCGAAAAGAACCTGCCCGCGACCAAGATCACCGGCAAGTGGCTATTTCCCAAACACCTGGTGGAACAGTGGATTGAAGCCAATACCAGCAACTTTCCGGAACCAAGCCAAAAACTTCCCCCCTACCACGGACTGCTGATCCTGGCCGGCAGCAACGACCTGCTTCTGGATAAAACCATCTCGTTGTTCAATTCCCTGGATTCGGAGCAGTTGGCCGTGTTCGGCAATTTGGGAAGCGTGGGCGGGTTGAGCGCCTTGCGTAAAAATCTGTGCCACATCGCTTCGAGCCACCTGCTCCAGGAAAACGGCAACGATTACAATTTTTCGTTTGCCTCCAGGGAACTGGACACCATGCCTGCCGTCGTTAACTTCTGCAGTCGCGAGCAGGGCATCATTCTGCAAAAAGGAAACCCTAAAAGGATCAGCAGCGTGAAGGACCTGGCCAAACCCGGTGTCACCGTTGTCAACCGTTCACTGGCGACGGGGACCAGGCTGCTGCTGGACAGCGAACTCAGAAAGGCCGGCATAAACGGTGAAAAAATCGCCGGATACCAGCATGTGGTCAACCGGCATATGGATGTCGGCCTCGAAATCCTCGCCGGAAAAGCCGATGCGGGCCCGGGCATACGGCCGGTCGCTTCCCTGCTGGGCCTTGCTTTCATCCCCCTGCGCTGGGAACGGTTTGACCTGCTGATGTCCAAAGACCGCTTCTTCGACAAGGGCGTCCAGCGATTCCAGGGGCTGCTGCACGAAGATGCCTTTAAAAAGCTGGCCTGCTCCCTGGACGGGTACGACATCAAAGACGCGGGCAAGATGGTATTTCCCCAATAAAAAGGGGTCCCGGGATTTAAAATCCCGGGACCCCTTTTTATTGGATAACGATTTCACTGCATTCTTAATTTTCTCGGCCATCCCTATTCAAGCGTTGAGGGGGGGGTGACCCATGGACATTGCCATCGTCGGCGCCGGTGTTCTCAGATCCATTTTCGGCGGAATATTCCAGGAAAAAGGCTTCACGGTAACCCTGGTCGAGGTTTTGAAGGAGCGGGTAAATCTCATCGACAAAGAGGGCCTGTGGCTGCAGTCGCCCGATGAAAAACGCACCCATGCGAAGATCGCCATCACCTCGGCAGTGAACGCAGGCCGAATTTCGACCGCATGGTCGCACCGTTGTTTTTTTACAGCAAATTAAGGGTTGGCATTATTTCAATGAACTTTGCAGATCCGCATCCGTATTTAAGGATTGCGAATTGAAAGTTTGTGAAAGATCATTCTGCACAAATACCGTTTGCGTAGGATAGGCAAATTTTATTCCTTTATCTTTAAATTGTTTGAAAATCGAAAGATTAATAATTTGTTGAATATCCATATAAACATTGTAATCAGGGTTTTGAATCCAGTAGACAACCTCAAAATTCAATGAATATGCACCGTATTCCTTAAAGTGCGCCCTGTCGAAACGTACTGGGCTTTGGCTTTCGATAATGCTTTGGATCATTTTTGGGATCTCTATCAAATGCTCATATTGGGTCTGATAAAGCACGCCAATTGAAAATACCACTCGCCTTTCATACATTCTTTTAAAATTTCGTATACGGCTGCTGAGGAGGTCCCCGTTTGAGAAGATGAGCTGCTCCCCGGATAAACTACGAACTCTGGTGGTCTTCAGTCCTACATATTCGACGGTTCCTAAGAAATCGCCTACAATGATAAAGTCACCGATGACAAAAGGTTTGTCAAAAACGATGGAAAAAGACGCAAAAAGGTCACCGAGAATATTTTGTACTGCCAAAGCAACGGCTATGCCGCTAATCCCGAGGCCAGCGACGAGGGCTGTCACATTCACCCCGAAAGCATCAAGGGCCAAAAGTAGCAAAATAAACCATAGCAACGTTTTAAGCACAAAACTCACCGAGCTTAAAGTCGTTACTGCCGCTGCGTTGCTTTCAATTTTTTGATGCCGGTAGCGCTCAATCAAGAAATTAATGGCTTGTGAACCAATTAAAGCCGATTGAAACAGAAGT
The genomic region above belongs to Deltaproteobacteria bacterium and contains:
- a CDS encoding amidohydrolase family protein, which translates into the protein MENTTDRTGSGNHKIGHDTLVALTNGRFVDVENGCFFTPGTCVMIQGGTIAAVTAPGDEGRADARVAGETGIAKPDVTFDLQGKTVLPGLFNVHCHVQMVIPTVFADLKTLKARRRYHALQVEKNMAACLERGVTNIRDAFADDLRMNRRLKERIAAGDIPGPRIQQAVLVGPLGGYLTPELKGMKKVLLGLLGLGKIKYEAPHSGAIAFAPDADDRTVRDAVDRAIDERGAELIKVGESMEESLLNANPMTMAVHQLDAIADQARRRGVQSTIHSVSVDTFRRAVKAGFSSLAHMARDGDLTRDDIKACLGAGAVIDPTLSVGYDMSWKLKNDPFAEIPRMEAMYEFRNGTFADLAQQFWIPELRPFVVEGFQKANAGKYRMLGLIDLSKLLAHFSRMMHYGCLNTKRLYEKGASVACGNDGGIQACTPAMVSHELSCLGLCLNTPGERKTFDGAAALRTATINSARSMGLDDRFGSIQAGKKADLAVVEGNPFEDPAVIGKRVDALFMDGNLVIDKCGLNLVRI
- a CDS encoding inorganic phosphate transporter, with the translated sequence MTPETIILMLGFAFGFYMAWNIGANDVANSMASAVGAKAITIRQAIFIAGILNIAGATFIGSHVTNTIRKGIISTEVMSDPHLALAGALAALLAAALWVSFATWRSLPVSTTHSIVGAMVGFGIVAGGFDMVNWGKLGAVVMSWIISPVFSMVIAFVMFKIIIRLILSRENPFEKAVRLSPYFISIAIFVVALSFLFKTPLGKKLALSMPMALVIAIAAALILGFAGRLLLKRYVPKETGSGAEEIFRRIQIGTSCYVALAQGANDVANAIGPLAVIYFLVKTGTVGAKVPVPLFLLLFGGIGIAMGIGMAGNRVMTTIGTKITTLTNTRGFAVDFSAATTVLVASKLGLPVSTTHAAVGGVMGVGIARGLEAINFRIIFQIVVYWVLTVPAAAVTSMLIFKIIRLLYH
- the aguB gene encoding N-carbamoylputrescine amidase, with the translated sequence MRNVKVAATQMACSLKEEENIQTAERLVRRAAAEGAQIILMQELFESLYFCQVENPEFFGLASETEHSKAVNHFSKLARELEVVLPISFFEKKNQARFNSVAVIDADGTVLGIYRKTHIPDGPGYEEKYYFSPGDTGFKVWHTRYARIGIGICWDQWFPETARSLALMGAEILFYPTAIGSEPPDPSYDSRDHWQLCMRGHSAANIMPVVASNRIGAETVQGSTITFYGSSFITDNKGVKLAEADRETETVITAELDLDAYAAQRSYWGVFRDRRPEAYGPLLTLDGVTP
- a CDS encoding mechanosensitive ion channel family protein translates to MVSDLILYHNPIYNWLTALTIAGAIYLVMRFGKMIAKRRLDHLSKKSTKDWDDLIVLLIDRIHSLFLLALGVYAGSLILELPLNVSYFFKKGIFVILLFQSALIGSQAINFLIERYRHQKIESNAAAVTTLSSVSFVLKTLLWFILLLLALDAFGVNVTALVAGLGISGIAVALAVQNILGDLFASFSIVFDKPFVIGDFIIVGDFLGTVEYVGLKTTRVRSLSGEQLIFSNGDLLSSRIRNFKRMYERRVVFSIGVLYQTQYEHLIEIPKMIQSIIESQSPVRFDRAHFKEYGAYSLNFEVVYWIQNPDYNVYMDIQQIINLSIFKQFKDKGIKFAYPTQTVFVQNDLSQTFNSQSLNTDADLQSSLK
- a CDS encoding helix-turn-helix transcriptional regulator is translated as MENLMSTKEVAAFLNVNEKMVYTLVAEKNLPATKITGKWLFPKHLVEQWIEANTSNFPEPSQKLPPYHGLLILAGSNDLLLDKTISLFNSLDSEQLAVFGNLGSVGGLSALRKNLCHIASSHLLQENGNDYNFSFASRELDTMPAVVNFCSREQGIILQKGNPKRISSVKDLAKPGVTVVNRSLATGTRLLLDSELRKAGINGEKIAGYQHVVNRHMDVGLEILAGKADAGPGIRPVASLLGLAFIPLRWERFDLLMSKDRFFDKGVQRFQGLLHEDAFKKLACSLDGYDIKDAGKMVFPQ
- a CDS encoding TIGR00153 family protein yields the protein MRIPFISMFVTSPFEGLQEHAEIVKDCAGVFQHAVECHVLQKCSRFGELREEIIRMEREADAVKRRIRGHIPLGTLMPVDKFQLFRYLREQDSVMDAVEDALDWISLRPESAIPEELKTDFSTFVDVVVDPIDEMSEMVAEARKYFKNYDESRRVAVKEIIRRLRHQEREADRVEYTIKSKVFGMNADAVTVFHVVRLAETIGGIADHAENAGDMMRAMVAK
- a CDS encoding DMT family transporter, producing MKNSSITQRHDRLGYLYVALAAILFAASGTVAKFLFNNGLSAFQMIQLRTTLACAGLLVWLPAKDAGLLKIAVKDLGYFAGLGILGIGSAQFFYLFAISKINVAAAILLHYTGPVFVALYAVLVQKRKLGFVSLLAVFGTLVGCFFVVGAYNLEILSLNRAGIVGGFLAAVAFAVYSIFSEYGMRTYKPWTVLLYGMLFAALMWNVLHPPFEAFFHSYSALQWLCIGFVGIFGTVAPFGLYFEGIRRIKPTHASLTATLEPIAAGVIAALFLGETMVPLQIVGGAIVLASIVLLQLKAPRN